From the Diospyros lotus cultivar Yz01 chromosome 13, ASM1463336v1, whole genome shotgun sequence genome, one window contains:
- the LOC127788553 gene encoding pentatricopeptide repeat-containing protein At1g79540 isoform X2 codes for MKKLPPPLRRRTSPLISNSNHSKSLGLHTTPDQVLKIINTASCMESALEKVAYTLPCNILSSVLQQQPDPEVGFRFFMWAANRNRFRCWNSFDFIVGMLVKDDGVDLYWKILNELKSCGRRVSSDAFVVLISAYWKLRMAEKAVEVFGKMKDFECEPQLRAYNMILHVMVEKEVVLLALAVYNMMLKLNCRPNCASFSILIGGLCKSGNTHDALKLFDEMTQRGIMPNRITYTVILSGLCHANRVDEAYRLFDTMRSGGCSPDIITYNALLSGLCKLGRIDEAFLLLRCLKKDGHVLGINGYSCLIDGLFRARRFTEAHELFLKLSKDNIKLDLVLYTIMIRGLSEQGKVKDALKLLRVMTESGVVPDTRCYNTLIKGFCDMGLLDQARSLQLEISKHDCFPNTCTYTILICGMCRNGLVGEAQEIFNEMEKVGCFPSLVTFNALINGLCKVGKLEDAHLLFCKMEIGRNPSLFLRLSQGVDKVLDSASLQSMVARLCDMGLILKAYKLLMQLADSGVMPNIMTYNILINGFSKAGNINGAFKLFKELQLKGNSPDSVTYGTLIDGLQRVDREEDAFGILDQMTKNGCPPSSAIYKSLMTWSCRKKKTSVAFNLWLKYLRSLPGREHQAIKRVEEHFEKGELEKILDNTFASQMQ; via the exons ATGAAGAAGCTCCCACCTCCTCTTCGCCGACGCACTTCCCCACTCATCTCCAACTCAAACCACTCCAAATCCCTCGGCCTCCACACCACTCCCGATCAAGTCCTCAAAATCATCAACACCGCGAGCTGCATGGAGTCTGCTCTCGAGAAGGTGGCTTACACTCTACCTTGCAACATTTTGAGCTCTGTACTGCAGCAACAACCCGACCCGGAAGTGGGTTTTCGTTTCTTCATGTGGGCAGCTAATAGAAATCGATTTCGTTGCTGGAACtcatttgattttattgttGGAATGCTCGTTAAGGATGATGGGGTTGACTTGTATTGGAAAATCCTCAACGAGCTCAAGAGTTGTGGTCGTCGTGTTTCGTCTGATGCTTTTGTGGTATTGATTAGTGCATACTGGAAGTTGCGTATGGCCGAAAAGGCAGTGGAAGTTTTTGGCAAAATGAAGGACTTCGAATGTGAGCCGCAATTGCGTGCTTATAACATGATATTACATGTAATGGTTGAAAAAGAGGTTGTTTTGTTGGCATTGGCGGTTTATAATATGATGTTGAAGTTGAATTGCCGTCCAAATTGCGCTAGTTTTAGCATTTTAATTGGTGGGCTATGTAAAAGTGGCAACACTCATGATGCTCTTAAGTTGTTTGATGAAATGACTCAAAGAGGTATAATGCCCAATAGGATAACTTATACTGTGATTCTTTCAGGCTTGTGTCATGCCAACAGAGTCGATGAAGCATATAGACTATTTGATACAATGAGAAGTGGTGGGTGTTCACCTGATATAATTACTTATAATGCTTTGCTTAGCGGGTTATGCAAGTTGGGTAGAATTGATGAAGCATTTTTGCTCTTAAGGTGTCTTAAGAAGGATGGACATGTCCTTGGGATAAATGGGTATAGTTGTTTGATAGATGGTCTATTTAGAGCCCGGAGGTTTACTGAGGCCCATGAATTGTTTTTGAAATTGTCCAAGGATAACATCAAGTTGGACCTTGTATTGTATACTATTATGATTCGGGGATTGTCTGAACAGGGCAAGGTCAAGGATGCATTGAAGTTGTTGAGGGTTATGACTGAGAGCGGTGTGGTACCAGATACTCGTTGTTACAATACTCTGATCAAAGGGTTTTGTGATATGGGTCTCTTGGACCAAGCTCGGTCCCTTCAACTTGAAATCTCAAAGCATGATTGTTTCCCTAACACTTGCACTTACACTATTCTTATATGTGGCATGTGCAGAAATGGTTTAGTCGGGGAGGCACAAGAAATATTCAATGAGATGGAGAAAGTTGGGTGCTTCCCTTCTCTTGTGACCTTCAATGCTCTTATCAATGGCCTTTGCAAGGTTGGTAAACTAGAGGATGCTCACCTTCTATTTTGCAAgatggaaattggaagaaatccATCATTGTTCCTTCGGCTTTCTCAAGGTGTGGATAAGGTTCTTGACAGTGCTAGCCTCCAGTCAATGGTGGCAAGATTGTGTGACATGGGATTGATTCTTAAGGCTTATAAACTTTTAATGCAGCTTGCTGATAGTGGGGTTATGCCAAACATTATGACATACAACATTCTGATCAATGGATTCAGCAAAGCAGGAAATATCAATGGAGCTTTTAAGCTCTTCAAGGAACTCCAACTCAAGGGGAATTCCCCTGATTCAGTTACATATGGCACACTCATTGATGGGCTTCAAAGGGTTGACAGAGAAGAGGATGCCTTTGGGATCTTGGATCAAATGACAAAGAATGGGTGTCCACCCAGCTCAGCAATTTACAAGTCACTTATGACTTGGTCTTGTCGAAAGAAGAAAACCTCTGTTGCATTCAATCTTTGGCTGAAGTATTTGAGGAGCCTTCCTGGACGAGAACATCAAGCAATTAAAAGAGTTGAGGAGCATTTTGAGAAAGGAGAACTAGAAAAG ATTCTGGACAATACTTTTGCCTCACAAATGCAATGA
- the LOC127788553 gene encoding pentatricopeptide repeat-containing protein At1g79540 isoform X1 produces MKKLPPPLRRRTSPLISNSNHSKSLGLHTTPDQVLKIINTASCMESALEKVAYTLPCNILSSVLQQQPDPEVGFRFFMWAANRNRFRCWNSFDFIVGMLVKDDGVDLYWKILNELKSCGRRVSSDAFVVLISAYWKLRMAEKAVEVFGKMKDFECEPQLRAYNMILHVMVEKEVVLLALAVYNMMLKLNCRPNCASFSILIGGLCKSGNTHDALKLFDEMTQRGIMPNRITYTVILSGLCHANRVDEAYRLFDTMRSGGCSPDIITYNALLSGLCKLGRIDEAFLLLRCLKKDGHVLGINGYSCLIDGLFRARRFTEAHELFLKLSKDNIKLDLVLYTIMIRGLSEQGKVKDALKLLRVMTESGVVPDTRCYNTLIKGFCDMGLLDQARSLQLEISKHDCFPNTCTYTILICGMCRNGLVGEAQEIFNEMEKVGCFPSLVTFNALINGLCKVGKLEDAHLLFCKMEIGRNPSLFLRLSQGVDKVLDSASLQSMVARLCDMGLILKAYKLLMQLADSGVMPNIMTYNILINGFSKAGNINGAFKLFKELQLKGNSPDSVTYGTLIDGLQRVDREEDAFGILDQMTKNGCPPSSAIYKSLMTWSCRKKKTSVAFNLWLKYLRSLPGREHQAIKRVEEHFEKGELEKVVQGLLEMEFNLSYFDSAPYNIWLVGLCQSGKLDEALKVFSILKEWGVSVSPPSCVILIHGLCKEQNFDKAINIFFYTLEKGFILMPHICNKLLNCLLLCQGRAKHALDLLDGMKSVGYDLEAYIHSKTKSLLHDHYKKTQEMENASLG; encoded by the coding sequence ATGAAGAAGCTCCCACCTCCTCTTCGCCGACGCACTTCCCCACTCATCTCCAACTCAAACCACTCCAAATCCCTCGGCCTCCACACCACTCCCGATCAAGTCCTCAAAATCATCAACACCGCGAGCTGCATGGAGTCTGCTCTCGAGAAGGTGGCTTACACTCTACCTTGCAACATTTTGAGCTCTGTACTGCAGCAACAACCCGACCCGGAAGTGGGTTTTCGTTTCTTCATGTGGGCAGCTAATAGAAATCGATTTCGTTGCTGGAACtcatttgattttattgttGGAATGCTCGTTAAGGATGATGGGGTTGACTTGTATTGGAAAATCCTCAACGAGCTCAAGAGTTGTGGTCGTCGTGTTTCGTCTGATGCTTTTGTGGTATTGATTAGTGCATACTGGAAGTTGCGTATGGCCGAAAAGGCAGTGGAAGTTTTTGGCAAAATGAAGGACTTCGAATGTGAGCCGCAATTGCGTGCTTATAACATGATATTACATGTAATGGTTGAAAAAGAGGTTGTTTTGTTGGCATTGGCGGTTTATAATATGATGTTGAAGTTGAATTGCCGTCCAAATTGCGCTAGTTTTAGCATTTTAATTGGTGGGCTATGTAAAAGTGGCAACACTCATGATGCTCTTAAGTTGTTTGATGAAATGACTCAAAGAGGTATAATGCCCAATAGGATAACTTATACTGTGATTCTTTCAGGCTTGTGTCATGCCAACAGAGTCGATGAAGCATATAGACTATTTGATACAATGAGAAGTGGTGGGTGTTCACCTGATATAATTACTTATAATGCTTTGCTTAGCGGGTTATGCAAGTTGGGTAGAATTGATGAAGCATTTTTGCTCTTAAGGTGTCTTAAGAAGGATGGACATGTCCTTGGGATAAATGGGTATAGTTGTTTGATAGATGGTCTATTTAGAGCCCGGAGGTTTACTGAGGCCCATGAATTGTTTTTGAAATTGTCCAAGGATAACATCAAGTTGGACCTTGTATTGTATACTATTATGATTCGGGGATTGTCTGAACAGGGCAAGGTCAAGGATGCATTGAAGTTGTTGAGGGTTATGACTGAGAGCGGTGTGGTACCAGATACTCGTTGTTACAATACTCTGATCAAAGGGTTTTGTGATATGGGTCTCTTGGACCAAGCTCGGTCCCTTCAACTTGAAATCTCAAAGCATGATTGTTTCCCTAACACTTGCACTTACACTATTCTTATATGTGGCATGTGCAGAAATGGTTTAGTCGGGGAGGCACAAGAAATATTCAATGAGATGGAGAAAGTTGGGTGCTTCCCTTCTCTTGTGACCTTCAATGCTCTTATCAATGGCCTTTGCAAGGTTGGTAAACTAGAGGATGCTCACCTTCTATTTTGCAAgatggaaattggaagaaatccATCATTGTTCCTTCGGCTTTCTCAAGGTGTGGATAAGGTTCTTGACAGTGCTAGCCTCCAGTCAATGGTGGCAAGATTGTGTGACATGGGATTGATTCTTAAGGCTTATAAACTTTTAATGCAGCTTGCTGATAGTGGGGTTATGCCAAACATTATGACATACAACATTCTGATCAATGGATTCAGCAAAGCAGGAAATATCAATGGAGCTTTTAAGCTCTTCAAGGAACTCCAACTCAAGGGGAATTCCCCTGATTCAGTTACATATGGCACACTCATTGATGGGCTTCAAAGGGTTGACAGAGAAGAGGATGCCTTTGGGATCTTGGATCAAATGACAAAGAATGGGTGTCCACCCAGCTCAGCAATTTACAAGTCACTTATGACTTGGTCTTGTCGAAAGAAGAAAACCTCTGTTGCATTCAATCTTTGGCTGAAGTATTTGAGGAGCCTTCCTGGACGAGAACATCAAGCAATTAAAAGAGTTGAGGAGCATTTTGAGAAAGGAGAACTAGAAAAGGTAGTTCAAGGCCTACTTGAAATGGAATTCAACTTGAGTTATTTTGATTCTGCACCTTATAACATTTGGCTTGTCGGGTTGTGTCAGTCAGGAAAGTTGGATGAAGCTTTGAAGGTGTTCTCTATACTTAAGGAGTGGGGGGTCTCTGTTTCTCCCCCGAGTTGTGTCATATTGATCCATGGCCTCTGTAAAGAACAGAATTTTGACAAAgcaataaatattttcttttacactTTGGAGAAGGGTTTCATATTGATGCCACACATTTGCAATAAGCTGCTGAATTGTCTTTTACTTTGTCAAGGAAGAGCTAAGCATGCCCTTGATCTGTTAGATGGAATGAAATCAGTGGGATATGATTTGGAAGCCTATATCCATAGCAAGACCAAGTCCCTTTTACATGatcattataaaaaaacacaagaaatggAAAATGCCTCACTAGGATAA